Proteins encoded together in one Candidatus Sulfotelmatobacter sp. window:
- a CDS encoding ATP-binding cassette domain-containing protein, translating to MPQIWARLEDVSVRYGPKIVMENLTLDIVEGAITCIIGLSGAGKSTTLRLLNGLKRPDSGHVYVGGRDITQMHERELIELRRSIGFSFQFAALFDSLTVGENIALPLRENTKMSEAEIAKAVAQTLESVGLAHLENRYPAELSGGMVKRAGFARAVVSNPHAVLYDEPTTGLDPIITHVLTDLIVTLRRRLNGTAVVVSHDLASIYLMADYIALLFEGAIVAYGPTDEIRRSENPIVQQFLQGSEVGPIPI from the coding sequence ATGCCGCAGATCTGGGCGCGGCTCGAGGACGTGAGCGTGCGGTACGGTCCGAAGATCGTGATGGAGAACCTGACGCTCGACATCGTCGAAGGCGCGATCACCTGCATCATCGGGCTCTCCGGCGCCGGCAAGTCGACCACGCTGCGTCTGCTCAACGGGCTCAAGCGCCCCGACAGCGGCCACGTCTACGTCGGGGGCCGGGACATCACGCAGATGCACGAGCGCGAGCTGATCGAGCTGCGCCGCTCGATCGGCTTCTCGTTCCAGTTCGCGGCGCTGTTCGACTCGCTCACCGTCGGCGAGAACATCGCCCTGCCGCTGCGCGAGAACACCAAGATGTCCGAAGCCGAGATCGCCAAGGCCGTCGCCCAGACGCTCGAGTCGGTCGGTTTGGCGCACCTCGAGAACCGTTATCCCGCCGAGCTTTCCGGTGGCATGGTCAAACGCGCGGGCTTCGCGCGGGCGGTCGTGAGCAACCCCCACGCCGTGCTCTACGACGAGCCGACGACCGGACTCGATCCCATCATCACCCACGTGCTGACCGATCTGATCGTGACGCTGCGCCGGCGCCTGAACGGGACCGCCGTCGTCGTCTCCCACGACCTCGCGAGCATCTACCTGATGGCGGACTACATCGCGTTGCTCTTCGAAGGGGCCATCGTCGCATACGGACCGACCGACGAGATCCGCCGGTCCGAGAACCCGATCGTGCAGCAGTTCTTGCAGGGGAGCGAAGTCGGGCCGATCCCGATCTGA